DNA sequence from the Coffea arabica cultivar ET-39 chromosome 11c, Coffea Arabica ET-39 HiFi, whole genome shotgun sequence genome:
GTAAAACATGAAACTCTCAAGGGAGCACTGGCATTTATAACTAAACCTTGCCATACTCACACTGATACCGCTTTCAGAACGTGAAAACTAATTGCAAATAAATATCACATAAGCATCATATAAAAACCACTTGATACAAAGAAAGAGAAGTGAGCCTAACCATAAGGAGGTGGAAAAGACCCTGTCATTCCCATTTTCTCTAtcaaaaatgcagcaaggaaCCCACCAAAGTAGACTGAGTACAATAAGCAAGGAATTAACGGAATCACGTAACATGCAGTTGACCTGAAAGAAGAATTTTGTTTGCCCCAttatgcagaaaataattaatcaaAATCAACGTTGAGCTCAAAGATGTCAAGCACAAAATTTGGGTTCATATTGACATCATAATTTGATCCTGTTCAAACTCAAAAACAATCTAAAACAGCATTATGACATATGGGACTCTATCCTAGAcataaagaaataatttttttctcagGTTAGCATACATCAATAGAGTACCATAAACAGATAAAAATTGTTACCTGAGAGAATCAAAACCAAAGGACCTTGTAGATAGCAGGAAGGAGATCCATGCAGGAAGCATGAAGACTGCCAACAAAAAGGTCAAGAAACCTCCATTTAACCCAGAAATCAGATACCCCTGCTTTCAGAAAATAATGTTGAAAATTAAATTCCTTATAATATGATCATTTACTTTCATTATACAACTCAGAAAGTCATTTGCTTTATGTTTATTTTGCACAAGTGGGTATTCTACATAGCATTTTGAACaagttttttttggggggggggggggggggggcgggggggggggggagggggatgGAGAGAGGGTCGATAAACATAACTTGTAGAAGTCAATTAACAACCAAAGAATAGCACAACATATAGGTCTCGCATACCAACGTCATAAAGGAGTACAACCCAAATGCTCCCCAAAACCTTGCTTCACCTGCCAGTTCCTGTAAAAGTATTATCAGTGTACTCATTATGTCCTGAGCactcaaattgaaaaatggatCCTGCAAAGTAAAACTAGGCGACTGTGTAGAACATATGCTAAGCCTCTCTCTCATCTGGTAATCTCAAAAGCTAGAGAAAACATGAATATTAGACCATTACCCAGCTTTTTGTAACAATTTTCCTCCCCGCATATTTTGCAACAAGTACacttgaaaaaaggaaaaagcaatGAATGGTGGATAGGTGTGACTTTATAATCAGAAATAAAGCAAACAAGAAGCTCAGGCACAACAAATCTGATCAGACTTGAAGATAGCCCAGTAACATCAGAAAATAGCCGGATAAAAGGATGCAGTGGATATCACAACAATGCCCTTCTACCAATAAACTCCAATGTCTTAAATTTCAAATGTGATGTAGAATGAATTTCCATTGGGCTTTCCTTTTTCCCCTTTAGATGAATTCAAATATAACCAAATACATGATTGTTGAATGCACATGAACGAAAAGGCGAGATGTTCACAAGTTAATAGACCAAACAAAATCAGTAACACATTCTGCAGTTATACTAGTTCATAATTTCCACAGATACATACATTTTGTACCAAAACAGCAATGATTTCCATCTAAATTACTCAATTCAACGAAAAAAATCCTCTTTTATTAACATAGTTTCTTTAAATGAATAATCAACACAAACAGAGGTGAGCAGAGTGAAAAATCACAGGGTTCAGTACAAAAAAGTTTACCTCTTTTGATGATTTGACTACTGAAACATTTTGAGAGAGAGGAAAATTTCTCCAAAAGAATCGTGGTGCTAACAGACCAAGAAGTGAACACGGTATGAACATCAAAAAGGCCAAGTATGAATTAGAAAACCTACATCAGGAAATGAAAGTTATGTTCTAAAATGCTATATCATATGCTAAAGGAAACCTATATACCAAAAACTACTCTAGTAGCAATACAAGATTAAACCAGTACCAGTTCATTGAATGTCTTGCGAACAGCAATCTCAAGATTGCAAAAACAACTGGAAAAATAATGGCCAGTAGAATCCCTAAAGCATGATGTAGCATTCCTGCAGAGAACAATGCAGTAATTAAACACAATGGAAGAACAATGTCACCTGCAACAAAGTAACTTCAGGTTCAGCTGCATTCCCATTACCTTTGATAAAGTCAAAGAGAGTCATAAATGAACAGGAAAACACTCTATTTGGAAATCGCAAAAAAATTGGCATAAGTAGGTAGATGGCAAGAGGAATACTATGAAGCATCACAGCCAGCTGTCTTGGATAGATTACCTGAGAAGGATTTTAGAGATCAATTCAAAGAAAGAGTTTATCCTCTTAACAACCCACCTACTAAGGGAagataaaataaagaaagaatacATTGAATGGATATGACTGCTGGGTTAACTAAGTTGTACGAAATAATGATATACATGAGTACACAGAGATGAAATCAATAAGAATTATAACGCACCAAAAACCATGACAAGTAGTCAAAGAAAACTGCCCGTTCATCACGATTTGCAGCACGTCTAAGAGATTCCCTTTCACGTGCATTTTGTAGCATAGAGGAGTTAGTGAAGGCTTTAACTACACTAAATAAATTATCCCCACGTGCTTGCATGCTTCCAGGTCTGCTTCACCAAAATAGTATGCACCAGATCAGGCATATGGTAAAGAGAAAGATACTGGCAATCAACTAAGAGAACTTCCAGCAAAATCTACTTCATACAGTAATCTTTCCACAGTATCTGAGGAAGTATGATAAAAGTAACCCCCAAAGAGAAAGATGATGTCCAGTCCAGGAATATCCCCATAATCTTGGGCAAACATTCTGTAATCTGTATCACCAGGTATAGAACCGAAAACATCCTGAAGGTTTATTTGCCCAAAAGAAAAAGTTATAAAGATATCAGCAGGAAACTACAAAAAGATTATTGAccaaagaaagaagggaaagtTAAAAAACACCACATGGAGAGTCTAGATAAGCTTTAAAAGTCTCATCTGTTTAAGTGAATGGAATCAGACAGGCAAATGTTAAAACAATACTCCTTTATTCTTTACCAGACCAGAGAGCAGGAGAAGGAAAGTTTCAACAAATTACAGAGAAGTAAAATTGAAAACCTGAGCAGCACTATTAGCCATAGGATAAATAGCTGCTTGAGCATAAATGTATGAAGGCCATGATCCAGGTCCAGATTGGCATACTAGATCTGTTAATTGAGCAATTC
Encoded proteins:
- the LOC140016712 gene encoding uncharacterized protein isoform X3; translated protein: MLELARLCVDSAWVPLRPVIFLFNGAEELFMLGSHGFMTTHRWRDTVGAFIDVEASGTGGTDLVCQSGPGSWPSYIYAQAAIYPMANSAAQDVFGSIPGDTDYRMFAQDYGDIPGLDIIFLFGGYFYHTSSDTVERLLRPGSMQARGDNLFSVVKAFTNSSMLQNARERESLRRAANRDERAVFFDYLSWFLVIYPRQLAVMLHSIPLAIYLLMPIFLRFPNRVFSCSFMTLFDFIKGMLHHALGILLAIIFPVVFAILRLLFARHSMNWFSNSYLAFLMFIPCSLLGLLAPRFFWRNFPLSQNVSVVKSSKEELAGEARFWGAFGLYSFMTLGYLISGLNGGFLTFLLAVFMLPAWISFLLSTRSFGFDSLRSTACYVIPLIPCLLYSVYFGGFLAAFLIEKMGMTGSFPPPYGYFIADIVVAAVVGLVTGWCVGPLLPVVGQWLARSSIMQFLLHGSILALALSSQFFPYSTDAPKRVIFQHTIRTAGASHIDDCSYDFSVVDSNSLLFVFKHAPEVARELHINSELSFDTANLSLQETWLGTFPISYLFSGSLKFSAERDDVLKQYRNFPHLKTYRPQALLDGGSRRIYLEFHLGSLKEVWVAVLNITGPLSSWSFANSVLPAPERVTNGPPSYICRLSGASHENWTFWLEARSSESLRVEIAVLDQHLTESATKLKSLFPNWIDVTAFSSFMSSYVF